Within Methyloversatilis discipulorum, the genomic segment GCCTTGGTCCATGGCTAAAGACAGTGAAGTACCGCTTCCGTTCACCTTGACCGGTATGGTGGCCAAAGCGTCCTCGCTCTGCGGCCGCATGGAACGGAGCTGAGCCCAATGCATTGGGGTGATGCCTTCAATCATTGGACACCATGCTGTTCACAATCCATGTTGTCCCCGCGTCCGTCGTCTGCGGCAGACTCAAAGCCAAGGCGATCACGGGCTTTGCGTGCGGAACATCGAGGTACTCAGGATCCAACGGATAGACGATAAGAAGCCCCTGGGTCGACGGTCTGGCGGCTCGCATGGCCTCTGCGTCGTAGGCGCCACTGTCCCGTTTGTAGGCATCCGGACCGTTTGGCAGGTCTACTCCTTCATGAGCGGGGTCAGTCAGAATGCCGATGCTCTCGCTGCTGACACGCTTACGGCGGACAAGGCCGACCTCTCTACCGCCAAGGGAAATGGTTCGTTCGCTACCGGGCGACGCAACAAATACAGACCAGTCGGTCAGTTCCCCAACTGCGGCCCGTTCCATGATCCAGTCGGCCAGTAGATCGTTGCGGAAGACGACAATGTCCTCGTTGATTCGGTAGCCACGAAGGAATGTCGCGATGGTCTCTGGAGCAACGTCGCGCGCCAGTAGTCCCCCGTTGCGCTGCACACTGGGCGAAACTTCTGCAATGAAGCGGTCCGTCAAGGTGAAGTTGGCCTGCAATTTCGACGGATCGGACAGGGGAAGCAAAACGGTCTGCGGGTGCTCACCCGACCAGGAGTCCTGCCGCGCTTGTTCAGTGCGGGACTTGTTACGTGCCGTCAGAAGAAGATCGCTGTGCGCGCGGAGCCGGATGGCCATCTGATCCGGTCTGCGTCCGGCGTGGGCCAGTGCGATGATGGAATCCCGCAGCGACTGTTCGACAAGGGCAAGTTCTGAAAACCATCGGGCGATCCCGTCGGTGGTCCAGATACGGATGAGATCCTCATAACCGCGACGGAAGCCGTACCAGCGGGCCATCTGCAGCAGGGTATCGCACATGGAGGCGGTGCGCAGGAAATAGGAGACCGTCAGCCCCTCCAGCGTCAACCCCCGGGACAGCCGGTTGCCGCCTACCGCTACGATATGCCGTCCGGGCTTCTCGTCATACTCCAGGTTCTCACCGCTGATACTGTTGAGCTCGAGAACCACGAGCTCCCGAAGCACTGCAACGGCGGCTTTTAGCACGGTCTCGTCGTTCGCGGGAATATCGACGCCGGTTTTTATGTTTTCCCATACCGGGCCGAAGATCATCTCGATCCGTTGGCCCTGGCGCTCGGCCTCGCGCCACAAATCCAACTGTTCACGGATGGCATCGGCGATGCGCCTCTGGTCATCCGTCCTTTGGCTCACATGCACCAGCATGGTGTGGGGTTTTCCGGCGAACCCGCGGAGGTTCCGCACGCCACCGGCAAGACAGAACGAGATGAGGGCGTCGGCGAGCGAATCCGGCAGCGTGTCTCTGGCGAAGCCCAGGACGATCTCGGTCCTTCTGCGTTTGCGGGAACCCCGCAACGCCTTCACATCCGCCTCTGACACCGTGCGGAGCACATCACGCCCCTGGGCGGTCACTCCGAAGAGTTCCTCGGTTCCCGTGTAGCCCTTCGGACGGGGCAACTGGATGACGAAATCCTTGGGGAAGAGGTCGACGCCAACCCTCCGGTCGACAGCCTCCGGGTTGATCAGGACATTGGCAAACGGAGTGGCCGTATAGGCGATGTAGGCCGCTTTCGCTGCCCGCGTTAGTATCGAGCGGATCAGGGCGTTGGTCTTGGATGGCGCCAGATTCTCATCGTTGTCGTCGTCCTCGCCGACGGCTGGGTCCGACGGCCGGTTACCCTTCGTGTTGATTGACGCTTGGTCCGCCTCATCGTCGATGACCAGCACGGCCATGTCATCAAGGTAACTCGAGGCAGACTCCAACCAGCGATCCAGCTTCTGCAGGACGGCGACGTTCTTCTTCACGACAGCAAGAAAGGGTCCCGGGAACTGGAGGACGTGCTCATCCTGCGATGTGAAGTCCTCGGTGGGCGTTGTCAGCGTGCACCATTCCCCTCCGCATCTTTCCCCCGGCAGACCGTCCGCCTGCGCCCCGATCAGCTCCCGTTCCAGGCGGTTCTGCGTCTGGCTCCGTAAGGAATCGTGGATGCCGGACAAGACGATTACCATCCGGTACCCCGCGTCCACAGCACGCGCCGCGACAGCGGTGTAGTTCGCTGTCTTGCCGCTCTGGACATAACCGACGACCAGACCGCGTCCCTGAAACGGAGAGCCCTGCTGTGGATCCGGGAGATGACGCAGAACTCTGAGTGACTCGGCGGCCACCGAGTCGACCTGCTGCGGTTCCCACTTTGGGTCGGCGCGTAGCAGCGCATCCAGGCGGCCCCAATGGGTCCATGATCCGGTGATGAGGCGATCCGTCCAGACCGGCTTCGGCGGTACCGCCCCAACGATACGGACTGTCTCCATCAGTTGTCTCGTTCAGCCATCAGGTGCTTCTGGACTTCCATCTCATCCAGGCCACAGAGAAAGTCTGCCAAGTGCGCGAGGGCATGAGGGTCGGAGCGGATCTGCCTCACCAGGGCGGACAGGCCCGGGTTGAGCTCACTGACCTGAATGTCGAGAGAACCGGTCAGCCCCTTCGTCACCTTCCACAAAAACTTGTCCGTCTTTACCTCCTTCACCCCGATCCGCGGCGCTGGAGCGGGCGCCTCCCTCGTCGACCCGGCAGGTGATACAGCGGGCGCGGGCGCTTTTCGGGTGCTATTCCCTGCGGCGCTGCTGGCTCCCGCACTGCCGCTGGCAGGAGACGGCACCGGCGGAGTGGCTAGTGTCTGCCGTGGCTTGCGGTACTTCTTCTGGCTGTCTTTGCGAACAATATCGGCGAGACTTTTAATCTCGGTCTGAAGCTGCATGGGAAGCTGGACGATCTGCTTGCTGATGTTGATCTTTAAGGCGTCGTCTAGCGCCCTGTCGAACTCGACGATTACTCTGGCGAGTTTGGTCTTCTCGTCGTTGGTTTTCCACATCTGATGCCAGCCGCCCCACTTGATAAGGCGGTCGTGGCGGTAAATGAAGAGCCCCTGAGTATCGTTCCAATTGCCGTGCAGACTGATCAGCTCACGTGCCCGTCGTGCGGCATCGGCACCGTCGGCCTCGTGATATGCCGCGATCTCGTCCTCGGTCGGCAGCAGATAGGCCTGCACCAGAACCTTGCCATCTTCCGCCTCAGTGGGGATGCGAACTGTCTTCTCGTCGTAGGCGACGGCCAACGGGTGGCCAACCGGATTGTTCGGCTCGACGTGGTTGCCATTGATGGTGATGTTGACCCGCTTCCTGCCTGCCGCCTTACCTTCCAGGAAGCGGTGAAAGACCAGCGCGAGATGACGCTCCAGAAGCATGACCTCAAACGAAAAAGGGTCCAGCCCACGGGTGTTCGGCATGCTCTGCGGCGGACGCATGTCCTTCCAGAGAACCACCGTCCCCTGGTTTCCGAGCACAGTCGCCTCCTCCTCCCATGG encodes:
- a CDS encoding Z1 domain-containing protein: METVRIVGAVPPKPVWTDRLITGSWTHWGRLDALLRADPKWEPQQVDSVAAESLRVLRHLPDPQQGSPFQGRGLVVGYVQSGKTANYTAVAARAVDAGYRMVIVLSGIHDSLRSQTQNRLERELIGAQADGLPGERCGGEWCTLTTPTEDFTSQDEHVLQFPGPFLAVVKKNVAVLQKLDRWLESASSYLDDMAVLVIDDEADQASINTKGNRPSDPAVGEDDDNDENLAPSKTNALIRSILTRAAKAAYIAYTATPFANVLINPEAVDRRVGVDLFPKDFVIQLPRPKGYTGTEELFGVTAQGRDVLRTVSEADVKALRGSRKRRRTEIVLGFARDTLPDSLADALISFCLAGGVRNLRGFAGKPHTMLVHVSQRTDDQRRIADAIREQLDLWREAERQGQRIEMIFGPVWENIKTGVDIPANDETVLKAAVAVLRELVVLELNSISGENLEYDEKPGRHIVAVGGNRLSRGLTLEGLTVSYFLRTASMCDTLLQMARWYGFRRGYEDLIRIWTTDGIARWFSELALVEQSLRDSIIALAHAGRRPDQMAIRLRAHSDLLLTARNKSRTEQARQDSWSGEHPQTVLLPLSDPSKLQANFTLTDRFIAEVSPSVQRNGGLLARDVAPETIATFLRGYRINEDIVVFRNDLLADWIMERAAVGELTDWSVFVASPGSERTISLGGREVGLVRRKRVSSESIGILTDPAHEGVDLPNGPDAYKRDSGAYDAEAMRAARPSTQGLLIVYPLDPEYLDVPHAKPVIALALSLPQTTDAGTTWIVNSMVSND
- a CDS encoding ATP-binding protein encodes the protein MRFLILRVLTHSELGMFHEYRRQGKEGSKQRAVNFDWDVVDRVFPAAKDSDQVEMDLMYDTDSGVHTARQWLKRQEKNWRLEGNCPKDKLYQFVAPGCLFAMEIEAGATPASGSWAVFPKDDPVTRAILADGESSKLANSGMIALHGEEGERTWRILSEARPDLFLAPREGAGTAPASFIARPNGVELPPNPARLVNILAAVGHTMSSAVADLVDNAISADATRIDITFGRPDGGHGRWMSIADNGCGMERARLAEAMRIGSDSEYEDNSLGKYGYGLKGASWSQTRVFTVVSKRDGAPAHHLTWDAKDMEGWIAKSDPLEPWEEEATVLGNQGTVVLWKDMRPPQSMPNTRGLDPFSFEVMLLERHLALVFHRFLEGKAAGRKRVNITINGNHVEPNNPVGHPLAVAYDEKTVRIPTEAEDGKVLVQAYLLPTEDEIAAYHEADGADAARRARELISLHGNWNDTQGLFIYRHDRLIKWGGWHQMWKTNDEKTKLARVIVEFDRALDDALKINISKQIVQLPMQLQTEIKSLADIVRKDSQKKYRKPRQTLATPPVPSPASGSAGASSAAGNSTRKAPAPAVSPAGSTREAPAPAPRIGVKEVKTDKFLWKVTKGLTGSLDIQVSELNPGLSALVRQIRSDPHALAHLADFLCGLDEMEVQKHLMAERDN